The sequence CCTATGACGGTGTCGTAGCCTTGCGGCAGTCTTTTGATGAATTCATGCGCGTTGGCGGCCTGGGCGGCCGCTTCCACCTCCGCTTGGGAGGCGCCGGGTTTACCGAAAGCGATGTTGTAACGGACCGACTCGTTGAACAACAACACTTCCTGTGTGACGAGGCCAATCTGCCGGCGAAGCGAATCCAGCGTGACACGCCGGATGTCAATCCCGTCAACGCTGACACGGCCGGAGGTCACGTCATAGAAACGCGGCAGGAGTAGTGCCAGGGTCGACTTCCCGGCCCCGGAAGAACCTACCAGCGCCACCACTTCCCCTCGCTGGATGGTGAGATCAACCCCTTGAAGCGCCCAGCGGTGTTCGGTGTGCGGTCCGGTTTCCGTCGTACCGGGATGCGATTGCGGATAGCGGAAGGATACCTCTTTATAGGAAATCGCCTTTGAAAAAGCGTCCAGGGACTGGGCGCCGGCCTGTTCCCGTACGGTCGGGAGTTGATCCATCAGTTCAAAAATGCGCTCCGAAGAAGCGAGACCCAGCTGCAGTTGGGCATTCAACTCGGCAAAGTTTTTGAGCGGGCGATAGGTCATCACGGCATACGTGATAAAAGCGACAAAAGAACCCGCTGTCCAGACTCCATGAATCACATCGTTGCCGCCTTTCCATAAAAGAAAAGAAAGAATCAGCGCACCGACCATCTCCATCAGGGGACTGGACAACGTGTCGGCCCGCGCAAAGCGCAGGTTGAGGTCCTGAAAACGCAGGTTGGAACGGTGAAAGCGTTCGGACTCCAGCGTTTCGGCGGTGTAGGCGCGCACCACCGCCGCAGACTGAATATTTTCATTCAGCACCGAATACAATTCCCCCATCTGTTCCTGCCCTTTATGCCCGACGCGGCGCAGAATCTTTCCCAATTTGACGATAATGGCTCCTGAAAAGGGCAGAATCGACATGGTGATCAGGGCGAATTTCCAGTTCAAATAGAAGATCAATCCGATGTTGCAGAGAGCGGTCAGTCCGTCGCGGATACAGTAAATCGGTGCGCGGGCGATGACTTGCTGGAGAGCGGTGAGATCATTGGTGAATCGGGCCACGACCTTCCCGGAGGAGGTGGCGCTGAAAAAATCCATCGACAAGCTCTGCAGATGGTCAAAGAGTTGTTTGCGGATGTCTGTAATCGCGCGTTGGCCGATATAGGCCATCAGATAATTTTGCGCATACGAAAGAAATCCAAGGACCACCGAAATCAGCGGGACCCACCAGAGCAGATTCTTCAGCATGCTCAGATCATGGCCGATAAAGACTTTGTCCTGCAGCGGCTTGACCAGATAAATGCGCAACGCATTCAATCCGGCGACACCGCCCATACAGAGGACGGCAACGATCAGCCGGTTGAGATAGGGACGGAGGTACTTCAAAAGCCGTTTGTAGATAGTCATGGATGAACCTCCTGCAGAATCGCTGTGGCCGCACGCTCGCTTCCGCCCTGACCGAGGGATTGGCGAAGATCCATCAGTCCGTTTCGCGTTTGCTCCCAGAGGGTCTGCTCTTGCAAAAAGCGTTCAGCCGCTTCGGCTAGGCGGTCCGGGGTGGCGGCCTCCTGGATCAATTCGGGGACGATCGAACGCCCGGCGAGGATATTGGGCATGCCGATAAACGGAACCGTAATAATCCTTCGGGCCACCTGGTAACTGAGTGCGGACAGGCGGTAGAGGATGACCATGGGAATTCCCAGAAGCATGTTTTCGAGGGCGGCGGTGCCTGAGACAGAGAGGGCGACGCGGAGCGTTTGACGCTCCCGGTAATCGGCGTCGGTCACAAGCCGGATCCAGGGCGCGCCGGTCAAGTCAGGACGATACCGCGCTTCGTCGATTTCGGCGGGTTTAAACATCAGAAACTCCGCCTCCGGATGCCGTTCTCTCAGGCGTCTGGCTGTTTCAACAAGGATCGGCAAATGCCGTTGGATCGTTCCCCAGCGGGATCCCGGCAACAGGCCGATCCGGGCTGGTCCTGTGGGCGGACCTGCCTGACCGGTAGGTAGGTCCGCTGGCGCCGGTACTTTTTCTAAAAGGGGATGTCCGACGAAGGTGACCGGCACACCGGCGCTGCGGTAAAGCGTTTCCTCAAACGGCAGGATCACCAGCATCCGGCGAATAATCGTGGCCAGGTTTCGAATGCGTCCAGAGCGGCTGGCCCAGACTTGCGGGCTGATGTAGTAAACAACCGGGACGCCTTTCGCATAGGCGCTTCGAGCCACGTGGATATTGAAGCCGTAGTAGTCCATCGGAATAACCAGATCAGGGCGGTCTTCTTGAAACAATCGTTTGATTTTCCCTAGAGCCACCCAGAGTTGAGGAAGCTTCATCAGCGGTTCCCAGAAGCCGAATCCCCCCAGCCCCACCAGGGGATAGATAAAATGATCGGCGGCTTCCTTCAGATGGTCCCCTCCGAGAGCGGAAATCCGCACGCCCGGCCGCTGTCGGCGCAGGGCTTGAACCAGAGCCGCGCCATGGCGGTCTGCGGAAGGATCTCCGGCCACGATCAGAAAATGATTTTTTGAAGAAGCGTCAGTCATGAATTTTGAGGTTCTGCAAAACTTCTCTGGCTAGGCGTAAGGCGTCGCGGCCATGATACCCGGAGACCAGCGGCTTTTTCCCCTCCCGCACACACTCGAGGAAATGACTCTGTTCCAGGGCCAACGGGTCCTGTTTGGCCAGTTTGGGTTTCAGAAATTCGACGTCGGAAAAACTTTTCACCACCGGATGCTTCTTGCGGTAAATCTTGAGCTGTGGGGCGGCGTAGTCGATCGACAGATAAGCGTTCTTCTGGAAAACACGAATGCGGCGGTATCGTTCCATCGAGACCCGGGACGCCGACAAGTCCGCGATGCAGCCGCCCGCAAAATACAGACGCACTTTGGCGATGTCTTCGTGGTCCGACAGGACGCGGGCTCCCACCGCTTCCACCCGCGTGATCTCCTGCCCCACGAGAAAAAGAACGATATCGAGATCATGGATCATCAGGTCCATTACCACGCCGATATGGGCGACGCGCAGATCATAGGGACCCAGCCGGTTGACTTCGATGAACTGCGGCGAAACGATATAGTTGGCAGCGGCAATCACCGCCGGATTAAACCGTTCGATATGGCCGACCTGCAGGATCACTCCGCGCTGTTCCGCGATGGCGATGAGCTCTTCAGCCTCCGGCAGGGTGGCGGTGAGCGGTTTTTCGATGAGGCAGGGAATCCCAGCCTCCAGAAGCTGTTTACCAATGGTGTAATGCGTGGGTGTCGGCGTGGCGATAATAGCCGCATCCATATGGCCGATCAATTGGGAGGGATCGGGATAGGCCGGCACCCGGAATTTCTTAGAGATCAGCCGGCTGTGCGCCGCGCTGGGGTCCACCACCCCTACCAGAGCGACCTGAGGGTTCCGTGCCAGATGTCGGGCATGGAACTGACCCATGCGTCCGGCGCCGATGAGTCCGACGCGGATCCGCGGGAAGCGGGCCTCAAGGGGTTTCCTAGAGGTGAAGACCCGTAAGAGTGAGCTCAGAGGCATTGGCAATCTCAATGAGTTTTTCTTTTTCAAGAAGGAGCGTTTTCCCGGTCTCCAGCGCCAGAACCTGTGCGCCGGCTTCCTGCATCGAGGCCAGCGTCCGCGCGCCGACCACCGGGATGTCAAAGCGAAGATCCTGTTTGGGGCGGGCGACTTTAATCACCACGCAGCCGTCCCCTGCGACCCGGCCGGCGCGTCGGATGCAATCATCCGTTCCTTCCATGGCTTCCACGGCCACCACCGTTTTATCTTTAACGACCAGCGTTTGCCCGATGTCCTGACCGGCGAGGGCGCGGGCCAACGGCCAGCCAAACGCGACATCCGCTTCTTCCGCTGAAGTCATGCGTCGTTTCGTGAAAAGACCGTCGGGACAAAGCCAGTTGTCCAAATAAGTGGTAGAAGGCAAAAACGCGATGCCGTCTTTATTAAACTCGTCTGTCACCGCGGAAAGAATCGAAGCGGCCTTTTTGTTGGCGACGGACGTCAGCAGTTTGGCCGCCCGCCAATCGGGCACAATCCCGCGAAAAAGCTGCGTGTGCCGGACCCGTCCGGCCATGACGGCCCGGGTGACGCCCTGTGTTTTAAAATACTCGATGGTTTTCCCGAGTTGTCCCAACGATAACCAGGTGACCGCATCCACATGCTTCTCGATGGAGGGATCCGCTTCTTCCTTCAGCGCGACTGCGATCACTTTCTCGCCGCGCCGGTGAGCGGCTTCGGCAAAGTAGATCGGGAAGGCACCCTGGCCAGCGATCAGGCCGATTTTTTTGTCAACGCCTGGGGAAGAGACATCTCCCACGTTAGTCTTCCTCAACAGCGTTTTTTTTGGAGGCAGGGCGGCAAATGCCGCGGGTGCTGGCTTGCAGGAAAGAAAGCAGGTCCCGGACAGCCGGTGTCCGCTCCTGCTTCATCATGTGTTCGATTTGTTCCTTGAGCGGGATGGTGGCGTCAAACAATTCGCGATAAGCCTTTTTTAAATCAGCGATTGCTTCCGTCGAATAACCGCGACGCTTCAAACCAATCAAATTCAATCCATGCAGTTTGGCGCGGTCCCCCTGCGCCATCGTAAAGGGGGCGATGTCCAACGGGACCATGGCGCCGGCGCCGATCATGGCCAGTTTCCCGATTCTGACAAATTGATGGATGCCCGCCATGCCGCCGATGATCGCACCGTCTCCGACGTCGCAGTGACCGGCGATGGCCACGGAGTTGGCGACGATGACTTCCGATCCGATGATGCAGTCATGCGCCACGTGCGAATAGGCCATAAACAGACAGCGGGCGCCGATCTGGGTCAACGCGGTGGCGGCGGTTCCGCGGTTGAGCGTCACGCATTCGCGGATCACGCAGCCGGGACCCAAGCTGACCCGCGTGCGCTCGCCGCGGTACTTCAAATCCTGAGGAGCGGTGCCGATAAAAGAGCCCGCATGAATCTGGCAGGCTTCCCCCACGTCGGCAAACTCCACCACGGCATGAGGCCCGATCCGTACCCGAGGGTGCAGCACAACGTTTTCACCGATGACGGCGTAGGGACCGATGATCACCCCATCAGCGATTTGTGCGGTCGGATGAATAATGGCGGTTGGATGAATAGTCATCACGGTATTCATGCCGTTGCGTTTTCCTTATCGACGATGGCGAAACTGAATGTGGCTTCGGTGACCAGCTGTCCTTCCACATAGGCTTCACCCTTGGCTTTCCCAAAGCGGTCGCGCACCTTCAGCATTTCAATCTTAATCTCCAGCCGGTCGCCCGGAACAACGGGTTTTCGGAATTTGATCTCTTCCATGCCCATGAAGAAGGCCAGTTTGTCCTTGAACGACGGCTTCGACAGAAACAACGCGCAGGCCACCTGCGCCATGGACTCGACAATCAGGACGCCGGGCATGATCGCACGATCCGGAAAGTGTCCCTGAAAAAAAGGCTCATTGCCGGAAACGCATTTCAAACCGACAGCGCGCTTATCGGGTTCCGTAATGGTAACGCGATCGACCAGTAAAAATGGAAAACGATGCGGAATAATCTTCCGGATGGCCTCAAAATCTAGGACGGTTTCTGACATGATAACTCCTTGTTCAATAGGTGTTCAGCCAGTTGTTTGATAAAATTCGTATTGTGTCCGTGGCCGGGCCGCCGCGCAATGACATGGCCTTTGAGCCGGCAACCCAGAAGGTAGAGATCGCCGAGGAGATCCAGGATCTTATGGCGGACGAACTCGTCAGGGAAACGCAGCATCTTCTCCTTGTTGTGAATGCGGTCCAAACCGACGACCACCGCGTTGTCCAAAGACCCCCCCCTGGCCAATCCCTGTTTTTTGAGCGCTTCCACTTCGTAATCAAAACAGAATGTGCGGCACGGAGCGATCTCGGTGCGGTACGTGTCGGGCTGGATGGTGACGGTCATCTGTTGTTCCTGAATGAGCGGATGGTTGTAGACAATGGACGCGGTCAGCCGCAGGTCCTCGGAGGGTTCCACGCGAATTCCCGTCTCGCCGCCCCGGTATTCAAAAGGCTCTGTCACTTTCAAAATCTGTCGCGGTACGCCGAGGGATTGAAGACCGGTTTCATTTAACGCGTCGAAAAAACCGAGACTCGATCCGTCCAGCACCGGCGGCTCATTGGCATTCATCTCGATGAAAACGTTGTCGATACCCAAGGCATAGAGCGCCGAGAGCATGTGTTCGATGGTATGTACCCGCATGGCTGGGTTGCCGACGGTTGTCCCCCGGATGACTCCGAGGATGTTCGAGTAATGGGCCAGGACGGATGGATTCCCCGGCAAGTCAGTCCGGATTAAAACGATTCCGGTCCCCGCTGGAGCCGGTTTGAAAACAACCTTACAGAGGTTTCCGGTGTGAAGGCCGATGCCTTGAACATCGGCTTCCCGGGCGATCGTGTGTTGAATTTCCATGGCGTCCTTTATCTTGAGCGGTTATAAGCCGAATTTTCTTTTCAGGAGCTTCAAGGCGTCGTATATTTCAGGGAGCTTCCCGTAAATCGCTTGCAGCTTCATGGCCTGGCGGTGCGGCCGAGCCGGGCTGCCGAACAGGACCTCTCCGGGTTTGACGTTATTCATGATGCCGGACTGCGCGGCGATCACGGCCCCGTCTCCGATGGTCAGATGACCGGCCACTCCGACCTGGCCGGCCAGCGTGACGTTGTTGCCAATACGGGTTGATCCGGATATGCCAACCTGCGCGACGATCAGGCAGTGGCGGCCAATCCGCACATTATGGGCGATGTGGACCAGGTTGTCGATCTTTGTTCCTGCGCCGACGCAGGTTTCTCCGGTGGTGGCGCGATCAATCGTGACATTGGCGCCAATTTCGACATCGTCTTCCACGACCACCCGGCCGATTTGCGGGATTTTATGGTGCTGGCCGTTCTGGGTGGCGAATCCGTACCCATCGGCGCCCAGGACCGCTCCCACGTGGATAATGACGCGAGAACCCACCTCGACATCTTCGCGAAGGGTCACATTCGGGTAAAGGATGCAGTTCTCTCCGACGTGGCTGTTGGCTCCGATGTAGCATCCAGGATACAGAACGGTTCCGGAACCGATGACCGCTCCCGCTTCGATCACAACAAAAGCGCCGACGCCGACAGTGGCCCCCATTTGGGCTTTTGGATCAATGCTGGATTGAGGGTGGATGCCTTGCGGAGGACGCTGCCGGTCCTTGCCCAGAAGACCGAGGATTTGAGCAAAAGCCCCTTGCGGATTAGAGACCCGTATCCACGTTTTTCCTTCGGGCAGGGTTAAGCCGTTTGTTTTCTCCGGGATCACCACCACCCCGGCTTTGGTCCGGTTTAAGGCATCGCTGTATTTTAGGTTATGAAAAAACGAAATCTGGTGTTCACCGGCTTCTTCCAGTCCGGCGGCTCCTTCGACGAAACGATTTTCGTCTCCCTGGAGCTCCCCTCCAACCGCTTGAGCGATGTCTCGCGCCTGTAGACGGGCCATTACATCGCCTCCGCTTGCAGGCGGCTGATGAGTTTATCGCTGAGATCAACGGTCTCCTCGCCGTAAAGGATATAGGCTTTATCGATGACGACCGTAATATTCTCATCCCGCGCCAGCGTCTGCAGAACAGCGTAAATCTTAGACATCACCCCATAGGTTTTTTCGGTCTGCAGCTGTTTCATGTCGCCGACCGCATTGGTGCGGAAGGATTTAAAGGAGGTCGTGGCGCGGTCCAGGGCCCGGCGGTTTTTCTGGATGCGGTTCTCCAGCGCGGAAATCGCATCGGCTTGAAGGACAACGGGTGCGGTGGCTCCGGCCAATAGATCCAGGAGGGTCGGAACCGGTTTGGCCGGTGACGGTTTGATCCCCGGTAAAGTTGGGGGTGTGGGCAGGAGTGTCGAGGCGATGTCCGTGTGCCCCGGAAGTCCGGCCAGAGGATCTTCGGTTGGATAGGGCTCAACCGCCGTTGCGGAACTGGTCCGGACGGTGCTCGTGCTGGAAGCCGGCGGTGTCGCCGCCGCCGCCGCGGGTTTTGTGGGTTCCGGTTCAGGAATGTTATTGAAAGGGACCAGGACCGGTTGGCCGGTTCGGGCCTTCACCAGAGCCGAATCATCGGCCGCAATTTGTTCGCGCAACGTGCCGATTTCGTTCTGCCGGCGGCCCAGCTCGCGCTTGCGCTTTTCAATCTCACGCAACAAGTCCCCTTCGGCAAACGATTTTTCCGGGTAGGTATCAAAGACCCGCTGCAGATCGATATAGCCGATCCGGAGGGGTGAAATGGTGTCGAGCGGAATTTCGACGGCACGGCTCCTCCCGCAAGAAAGCAACAGGAGGCTGGAGAGGATCAAAACCGTTCGTGACGATCGTCGCATCATTAGAATAGGCTTCCCACTGTGAAATAAAACTGAGATTGCGCTTCTCCGGGATCGGGATTCAGTGCGTGTCCCCAGTCCAGCCGCAACGGGAACACAGGGGTTTTAAAGCGAATGCCAAATCCAACGCCTGACTTCAGGCCGGCATGAGATGTCCCGATGCGGTAATCGATGTCTTTGAAACGGTTCCAAGACCCCCCCACATCGTAGAAAAACACCCCCTGCAAGAGCGTGCGGCCATGTTCATCCGGGGCGATTGGGAATTTGTATTCTACATTATACACGTTCATGATTTCGCCGCCCTCCAGGACACCGACATGACCCAGATCATAGCCGCGGACCGTCTCGCTGCCGCCCACCCGGTAGAGTTCATCCACGATGTCGGAACGGGTGGAGTCCCCGTAGGGTCTCACCCAGGAGAATTGGCCGTGAAGCGAAAGGACAAATTTCCAGAAGGTCGGGATATGGATGCTCTGATCGATGTAGGGTTTGTAAAACCGGATGGCGTTGGCCGGGAAAATCCCGCCTTCGGTCACCGCGAAGGAGTTTCGCATCCCCCGCTGGGGATCAAATTGATTATCCCTCGTGTCCCGCACGAATTGTTGTGTGAGATTGGAGTTAATGGCATGGAATTCGTTGCAGTTTGGATCCGCGGCGCAGCCCGTCCCCAGAACGGCTTGGCGGGTCACGATATCGTTGGCGACGTCGGACCGCAGCCGGTTGGCAAACGTATAGGTGAAGTGGAGGCTATAAATGTCGGAAAAACGGGGTCCGACGGTCAGACTGCTGCCGATATCGTGGGTTGTGTAAGCATTCGAGAGGGTCCCCAGCTGCTGGATGCGCTTGGTGTTGAAGATATCGACTCCGAAGGTGACGGGTTTGCCGAGCATCCACGGCTCGGTCCAGCCCAGATCAAAGCTGTTAAGCCGGCCGCCGTACTGCCACATGAGGTTCAGCCGTTGGCCGCGTCCCAAAAAATTGATGTGCTGGATCTGGAACGTCCCGATGAGATGGTCGACGGAAGAGTAACCGGCGCCGGCGGAGAGCATGCCGGGTTTGCCTTCCGTGACCGTAAAGATCACGTCCGCTTTATTCGGCGAGCTGGGTTGTTGAACGTCGACATCGACATTGTCCAGGAAGCCAAGATTATAGAGACGTTCCACGCTCTTGCGGGCCTTGACAGAGCTGAACGGTTCGCCTTCCTTCAGCTGAACTTCGCGGCGGATGACGAAATCTTTGGTGTGCACATTTCCTTCAACGCCGATATGATCCACGTAGACCACTTCCCCTTCCGTCATCTGAAATTCCGTATCGACGATTCCTTTGGCGGCATCCTGCGCAAATTCCGGTTTCACCTGGACGCGAATATAACCCTGCGCGCCGTAGACGTCCTGTAGTTTGGCGATGGCCGAATCCATTTTGTCCTGGTTAAAAATCTCGCCCGGTTTGAATTGAACCGCCGGCTGCAACTTGTCATTCTGGAAAATGAGATTCCCGGAGAACCGCACCGCACCGAAATGGAAGAGCGGGCCTTCGTCGATCGGAAGGGTCAGGGTCAAGCGGGTCTTGTCTTCGTTGAAAACCTGCTTGATCTCTCCGATTTTGATGTTTTGATAACCGTTGTTCTTGTAGAACTTGACGACTTCTTTCAGGTCCTCCGTGAGAACTTCCTGCTTGAATACTTTCTTGCGCCGTGTCTTCATGAGGCGGGCGATCTTTTTGGGCTTGAAGGCCGTCACCCGGTCGAGAATGACTTCGTTCACGAGGACCCGCGTACCCTCGGTGACAAAAAACGTTACGGTCACATGATTGGTGGCGTCGCTCGTGGTAAAGGGTTCGGCCTGAGCGGCGGCAAACCCTTCATCCTTATAGAGGGTCAGGATTTTATCGATATCCATCGTGAGTTTGAGCTTATCCAGGGGATCGTTTTCTTTCAGCGTAATCGCATCGCGCAGCTTGCTGGAGGAGAGTTTTTTATTGCCTTTAAAATCAATGCGTTTAATCATCGGTTTCTCAACGACCTGAAACGTGACGGCAAGGCCTCCGGTCATGTCGGAAACATCCACATTCACATCGTCGAAATTGCCCAGTCCGAAAATGGACTGCACGTCTTTGCGCAGTTTTTCCGGGTCATACAGATCGCCTTTTCGGGTTTTCGCCTGGGCGAGGATCACCCGTTCGCGAACGTTCCGGTTGCCCTCCGTCTTGATCTTCAGGATTTTGGCAAAACGCGAAATGTGTTTTTCTTCAAGCGCAGGAGTAAAGGACGTGGACGAACCGGAGGCCTGGTAACTGCTGGTCGAGAAAGTCGGAGGGAGCGGAAGGCCTCCCAATGCCGGCGCAGGGAATGTTTGGGGAGAGGCGGAGGGGGTCTGGCCGGGTGTCGCGGAGGTTCCAGAGGAGCTAAACTCGGCGAAGATTTGATCGGGGGCAGGTGTTTTCGCGGCTGAATCCACGGCTTTCACCTTGGACGCCCCCAAGACCATGAGTCCCGCCACCCATAAAAGTACCTTTCGTGATCGCAACACCGGCTCCATCAAAAAAATTGAAAAATCGCAGTATTATAACACATTCGTGGATTTGACCAGCCAACAGGTTAGACGTGAGTCGAGTTGTTTTGTTCCCATTTAAGCGGTGGAACAAGCCTTTATCGGCAGAACTTGTGGGTTTTCACCGTGCGCTCAGCGGTCTCTTCCTCTGAAGATCGGTCGGTGTGAGAGAGATTCTCTGGCACGTCCGTGACCGGTGGCTTGGGTCGGTCAGGAGGGGCATAAAGAGGAGTCGAATTCCCCTTCAGTGAGGTAAATCGTGGACATGGACGATCGTCAGGCATGAACAACCTCTTTCTATTATTATAGCGCTCGGGGAGACAGCCGACACATCTATTTGGTGGGGGTCTTCTTTTCTTTGCCTTTGTTGGTGTTTCCCCACCAGCCGAAGCGGAGACGGGGTTCAATCGTGATGCGGCGTTCCGGCAGAAAAGCCGGATTGCTGGAGTTGGGAAGATCAAAAACGCCGCGGACATAAACATTCTTAAACCAGCGGTAAGAAAGTTCCACGTCGTTGATGAGATCCAGCTTGTTCTGGAGCGTGTCCGGAACGGTTTCCTCCACAAAGCGCACCCCGTAGCCGAGGGAGATGCGGCTGGACAGATTTTTCTCGAAGGTGTATTTCGTGTTGGCCAGCAGGTTCGTGCTGGTTTGCTGCTGAGCGGTGGCCCCGGCGGTTTCCGGCGGGGTGATGGTTGTCGGGTTAATAATCCGCGAAACGCGTACCGTGTCCACCAGCCCCGTCGGTTTGAGCAGTCGTTTGGCCAGCGGTGTGGCCAGACTCGTATCGATCAACCGCACCATCTGCTGTTGAAAAAGATAGTTTCGTTCCTGGGGCGAGAGGTTCCCCGTGTCGATCTGGGTGACGCGGGCCAGCAGTTTTTCTTGGCTGAGCGTCGGGTTCGTCGCCGAGGCGAACCGTGGTTTGATCTGATCCACCGGCGCGTAATCGATGGTCAGCGTGATGGTGTCGTTCACATCCAGGCGGTTCCCCGTTCCACCGCCGGCTTGTCCACTCACCGTGTCAACGGCCTGCACCTGGGATTCGGCGATGCCGCGAACGTAAGGCGTATTGAGTATGCCCTGATCGCTGTCGCTCGAGCGCACGTCGTAGCG comes from Elusimicrobiota bacterium and encodes:
- the bamA gene encoding outer membrane protein assembly factor BamA, with product MRSRKVLLWVAGLMVLGASKVKAVDSAAKTPAPDQIFAEFSSSGTSATPGQTPSASPQTFPAPALGGLPLPPTFSTSSYQASGSSTSFTPALEEKHISRFAKILKIKTEGNRNVRERVILAQAKTRKGDLYDPEKLRKDVQSIFGLGNFDDVNVDVSDMTGGLAVTFQVVEKPMIKRIDFKGNKKLSSSKLRDAITLKENDPLDKLKLTMDIDKILTLYKDEGFAAAQAEPFTTSDATNHVTVTFFVTEGTRVLVNEVILDRVTAFKPKKIARLMKTRRKKVFKQEVLTEDLKEVVKFYKNNGYQNIKIGEIKQVFNEDKTRLTLTLPIDEGPLFHFGAVRFSGNLIFQNDKLQPAVQFKPGEIFNQDKMDSAIAKLQDVYGAQGYIRVQVKPEFAQDAAKGIVDTEFQMTEGEVVYVDHIGVEGNVHTKDFVIRREVQLKEGEPFSSVKARKSVERLYNLGFLDNVDVDVQQPSSPNKADVIFTVTEGKPGMLSAGAGYSSVDHLIGTFQIQHINFLGRGQRLNLMWQYGGRLNSFDLGWTEPWMLGKPVTFGVDIFNTKRIQQLGTLSNAYTTHDIGSSLTVGPRFSDIYSLHFTYTFANRLRSDVANDIVTRQAVLGTGCAADPNCNEFHAINSNLTQQFVRDTRDNQFDPQRGMRNSFAVTEGGIFPANAIRFYKPYIDQSIHIPTFWKFVLSLHGQFSWVRPYGDSTRSDIVDELYRVGGSETVRGYDLGHVGVLEGGEIMNVYNVEYKFPIAPDEHGRTLLQGVFFYDVGGSWNRFKDIDYRIGTSHAGLKSGVGFGIRFKTPVFPLRLDWGHALNPDPGEAQSQFYFTVGSLF